From a single Lolium rigidum isolate FL_2022 chromosome 7, APGP_CSIRO_Lrig_0.1, whole genome shotgun sequence genomic region:
- the LOC124673879 gene encoding 26S proteasome non-ATPase regulatory subunit 11 homolog yields the protein MQSSYLPATTESIALAQEAKDASESISILYRVLEDPSSSSDAVRVKELAITNLTNYLTKENRAEELRNLLTQLRPFFALIPKAKTAKIVRGIIDAVSKIPGTSDLQISLCKEMVEWTRAEKRTFLRQRVEARLASLLLETQEYTEALTLLSSLIKEVRRLDDKLLLVDIDLLESKLHFSLRNLPKAKASLTAARTAANAIYVPPAQQGTIDLQSGILHAEEKDYKTAYSYFFEAFEGFNALEDPKAIFCLKYMLLCKIMVNHADDVAGIISSKAGLKYVGPDVDAMKAVADAYSKRSLKYFETALRDYKAQLEEDPIVHRHLSSLYDTLLEQNLCRLIEPYSRVEIAHVAQMIELPIDHVEKKLSQMILDKKFSGTLDQGAGCLIIFEDSKTEAIFPATLETISNVGKVVESLYMRSAKIMA from the coding sequence ATGCAATCATCGTATCTTCCCGCTACCACTGAGTCAATTGCATTGGCTCAGGAGGCTAAGGATGCTTCAGAGTCCATTTCAATCCTCTACCGTGTGCTTGAAGACCCGTCTTCTTCATCAGATGCAGTGAGAGTGAAAGAACTTGCCATTACAAATCTGACAAACTATCTCACCAAAGAGAACAGAGCTGAGGAGCTGAGGAATCTGTTGACCCAACTTCGGCCATTTTTCGCACTGATTCCCAAGGCAAAGACGGCAAAGATTGTACGTGGCATCATTGATGCTGTTTCCAAGATACCTGGAACATCTGATCTTCAGATCTCACTCTGCAAGGAAATGGTGGAATGGACACGTGCAGAGAAGCGTACCTTTCTCAGGCAGCGTGTGGAAGCACGGCTAGCATCCCTTCTGTTGGAAACTCAGGAGTACACTGAAGCTCTTACCCTTCTTTCTAGTCTTATCAAGGAAGTGAGGAGGCTGGATGACAAATTGCTTCTTGTTGACATTGACCTTTTGGAGAGCAAACTCCATTTCTCTCTGAGGAACCTGCCAAAGGCCAAAGCTTCTCTCACTGCTGCAAGAACTGCAGCAAATGCCATTTATGTTCCGCCAGCGCAGCAGGGAACCATTGATCTGCAGAGCGGAATCCTTCATGCTGAGGAGAAGGATTACAAGACTGCCTACAGTTACTTCTTTGAAGCATTTGAAGGATTCAATGCACTGGAGGATCCAAAGGCCATCTTCTGCTTGAAGTACATGCTTCTGTGCAAGATAATGGTTAACCATGCTGATGATGTTGCTGGAATTATCTCGTCTAAGGCAGGCCTGAAGTATGTTGGTCCTGATGTTGATGCTATGAAAGCTGTGGCTGATGCCTACTCAAAAAGATCTCTCAAGTACTTTGAAACTGCTCTTCGTGACTACAAAGCCCAGCTGGAGGAGGATCCAATTGTCCACAGGCATCTCTCATCTCTGTATGATACCCTCCTGGAACAGAACCTCTGCAGGCTGATTGAGCCTTACTCAAGGGTGGAGATCGCACACGTAGCACAGATGATTGAGTTGCCAATCGACCATGTTGAGAAGAAGCTGTCGCAGATGATCCTTGACAAGAAATTCTCAGGGACCCTGGATCAGGGTGCTGGTTGCCTCATCATCTTCGAGGACTCCAAGACGGAGGCGATCTTCCCTGCTACGCTCGAAACGATTTCAAATGTAGGGAAGGTTGTGGAGAGCCTTTACATGAGGTCGGCCAAGATCATGGCTTGA